GCGATGACGGACGGACGCACGTCCATCGAACTGACGCCGAAAGGCCCAGCCGCGCTGGAAACCGCTGGTTTGTGGAAAAACATAAAAGCATGCTTGCATGCAAACATGCAGAAAGCCGAGAAGGTGAAACGTCATGGCTAAAGCAGTCGCCCTCACGCCGGATGCGCTCGACGCCCCGGCAATCACCCCCCAGGCTGCAACGCCCGCCCGTCGCCCTGCGCCAAAGGCGGTACCAGCGCCCTCCGCCGTGAAGCCCCGGAACGACAAGCCGCTGCAGATCCGCGTACCCCAGGCCGAATTTCGCGCGATCAAGATCGCCGCCACCCAGCACGACCAGACTGTCAGCGAATTCATGCTTGCATGCTTTCATGCATTCATGAAAGACGGCAAGCATGCTCGGTAGGCAACGGGCGACAGCCGCACCATAAGGCAGGGCAGCGATGACCAAACCCGACACCCCCCTCGGACAGGCCCTGTCGAGCCTGCGCAAGCGCGTGAGCGAGCGTGCCCAGAACACGACGGTGCAGCTGCCCCTGTGGCCGGAGCCCAAGCGAGGCGCCCCCAACAGCTTCATCCGCTCGGCGCTGTTTGCGGCGATCCACAGCAAGGATCGCCAGTTCTTTAAGGAAACCGTGCTGGCGAGCCAGGATGGCATCGAGATCCGCTACACCGGCGAGCAGCTCAACCAGGCTGACCTCGACGTCTGGGAAACCATCGTGCACCTAGCGCGCGACCAGCCACTGGGCACCGTGGCAAGCTTTACCGCCCACGGCCTGCTCAAGGCGATGGGCATGCCCACCGGCAACAGCCAGCACCGCCAGCTGCACTCCACGCTGCTGCGCCTGACCGCCTGCGCGGTCGAGGTGAAGCACGACGGCAAGACCTACTTCGGCCCCCTGATCAAGTCTGGCGCCAAGGACGAGGTCACGCGGCACTACGGCATCGAGCTGAACCGCGGCATCATCAAGCTGTTCGGCGAAAACCAGTGGACCGCACTGGACTGGAAACAGCGCCAGGCACTGCGCAGCCAGCCCCTTGCCCAAGCCCTGCACGCGTTCTACAGCAGCCACCGCGAGCCCTTTGCAGTGAAGCTGGCCACCTTACAGGCCTACACCGGCAGCCGTAACCGGCAGGCCGCGAGCTTCAAGCGGCAGGTGCGCGTCGCGCTGTCAGAGCTGGTGGAGGTCGGGTTCCTGGCCGCCTTCGAGATCAAGGACGATCTGGTCACCGTACGCCGCACCACGGTCAGTCTCAAGGCCGGATGAGGCACGGCATCCGATGCACATGAAAAACGCCCGAGTTATCCACAGAACGGGGCAAGCAGGGGAGGCAGGCACGGCATCCGATGCACATTGACACGGCATCCGATGCACATTGACACGGCATCCGATGCACAAGGCACGGCATCCGATGCACATCAGGCACGGCATCCGATGCACATCAGGCACGGCATCCGATGCACATTTCGCGCTGTGGATAACTGGTCAAAGATTTTACGGATCAAAGCCTTGGCGCACACGCTAAAAAGTAGCTAATCTTTTCTTTAATCTTTTCTTTAATCAAAAGAAAGGACCGGCTTTTGTGCATCGAATGCCGTGCCTCCTGTCCGCCGAAGAACAGAAACGCCGGATTTCGCACGCATTAACGGTCTCAGACGCCGTCGATCACGTGAC
This genomic interval from Rhodocyclaceae bacterium contains the following:
- a CDS encoding TrfA family protein, yielding MTKPDTPLGQALSSLRKRVSERAQNTTVQLPLWPEPKRGAPNSFIRSALFAAIHSKDRQFFKETVLASQDGIEIRYTGEQLNQADLDVWETIVHLARDQPLGTVASFTAHGLLKAMGMPTGNSQHRQLHSTLLRLTACAVEVKHDGKTYFGPLIKSGAKDEVTRHYGIELNRGIIKLFGENQWTALDWKQRQALRSQPLAQALHAFYSSHREPFAVKLATLQAYTGSRNRQAASFKRQVRVALSELVEVGFLAAFEIKDDLVTVRRTTVSLKAG